CATGCCCAAGATCATAAGGGCCTGGGCATGCCCCCAACTCCTGGGCGTGGGACCCTTCCCCGGTCACCTCTGAACCCGCGGGTGCGCCCGCAGGGGGCGGACTCCACCCCGGGAAAGGGATCATGCGTTCTCTGACGTTCGTCTACGGCACGGGGCGCAGCGGCTCGACCGCGCTCTCGCGCATCCTCAACGCCCACCCCGACGTACTGAGCCTGAACGAGTACATGGCCTCGGTGGGTGACGCCTCCTTCCCCACGGGGCAGGTGAGCGGCGGGGAGTTCTGGCAGACGCTCTCCCGGCCCGCGCCGCATTTCGAGCGCATGACCCGCAGCGGGCTGCCGCTGCCGGAGTTCCTCCACACCCGAGTCCCCGGCCGGTACGCGGCGTCCACGTCGGGCATCCCCGCGCTCTCCCTGATGGTGCTGCCCCACCTCACCGACGACCCGGACGCGCTCCTCGACGAACTCGGCGCGACCGTGGTCCGGTGGCCGGAACGCCCCGCCGCCGAGCACCACCGGGCCCTGTTCGGTCTGCTCTGCGCCCGGTTCGGACGCACCGCCGTCGTCGAGCGCTCCGGCTACTCGACCGGCTGGGCACCGGGGCTGCGGGCGACCTTCCCCGAGGCCAGGTTCGTGCACATGTTCCGCGACGGCCCGGACTGCGCCCTGTCCATGAGCCGCCACCCCGGGTACCGCACGATCTGCCTGCTCCGTGAGATCAGGACCCGCTCCGGTGTCGACAGCCTCGCCGATCTGACCCCCGATCACGTCCGCGCGTTGCCCCCCGACCTGGCACCCCTGCTCGACGACCGCTTCGACCCCTCCCTCGTACGCGACCGTCCCATCCCCCTGCGGACCTTCGGCACTCTGTGGTCCGAACTCGTCACCGAGGGAACGGAGTTCCTCCGCCTGCTCCCCGAAGACCG
This genomic stretch from Streptomyces deccanensis harbors:
- a CDS encoding sulfotransferase, with product MRSLTFVYGTGRSGSTALSRILNAHPDVLSLNEYMASVGDASFPTGQVSGGEFWQTLSRPAPHFERMTRSGLPLPEFLHTRVPGRYAASTSGIPALSLMVLPHLTDDPDALLDELGATVVRWPERPAAEHHRALFGLLCARFGRTAVVERSGYSTGWAPGLRATFPEARFVHMFRDGPDCALSMSRHPGYRTICLLREIRTRSGVDSLADLTPDHVRALPPDLAPLLDDRFDPSLVRDRPIPLRTFGTLWSELVTEGTEFLRLLPEDRRATLSYEGLLDHPAEELTRLARFIGVAPDPQWLHAGSALLDHGRRGSAATLPATERAALRDACAPGTRALVS